A window from Oncorhynchus mykiss isolate Arlee chromosome 9, USDA_OmykA_1.1, whole genome shotgun sequence encodes these proteins:
- the LOC110532410 gene encoding regulation of nuclear pre-mRNA domain-containing protein 1B translates to MSSFSESALEKKLSELSNSQQSVQTLSLWIIHHRKHSPLIVKVWHRELKKAKSSRKLTFLYLANDVIQNSKKKGPEFAKDFETVLVDACSHVAREADDGCRRPIDRLLTIWQERSLYKAEFIQQLKLAIEDSNSPQHQPTEEKKAPKRTYQKMIQEPEEEEEDDYRGNMSPQNSDFSGPQLTEELVKALQDLENAASGDAAVRQKIASLPQEVQDVSLLEKITDKEAADKLSKTVDEACLLLAEYNGRLAAELEDRRQLARMLTEYIGSQKEALTEREKKLEEYKQKLARVTQVRKELKSHIQSLPDLSLLPNVTGGLAPLPSAGDLFSTD, encoded by the exons ATGTCTTCTTTTTCTGAGTCTGCGTTGGAGAAGAAGCTTTCTGAGCTCAGCAACTCTCAGCAAAGCGTACAGACGCTGTCTCTGTGGATCATTCATCACCGCAAACACTCGCCGCTCATCGTCAAAGTATGGCACAGAGAACTGAAGAAAG CAAAAAGCAGCAGGAAGTTGACTTTCCTGTATCTTGCCAATGACGTGATTCAAAACAGCAAGAAGAAAGGTCCAGAGTTCGCCAAAGACTTTGAGACAGTCCTTGTTGACGCTTGCTCTCATGTTGCAAG agAGGCAGATGATGGCTGTAGAAGGCCCATCGACAGGCTGCTCACTATCTGGCAGGAGCGCAGCCTCTACAAGGCAGAGTTCATCCAGCAGCTGAAGCTCGCTATCGAAGACTCAAACAGCCCCCAACACCAACCCACAG AGGAGAAGAAGGCCCCTAAACGGACCTATCAGAAGATGATCCAAGAGccggaggaagaggaagaagatgaCTACAGGGGCAACATGTCCCCACAGAATTCAGACTTCTCAGGGCCACAGCTG aCGGAGGAGCTGGTCAAAGCCCTGCAGGACCTGGAGAATGCAGCCTCGGGTGATGCTGCGGTGCGCCAGAAGATTGCCTCTCTGCCACAGGAGGTGCAGGATGTGTCCCTGCTGGAGAAGATCACAG ATAAAGAGGCAGCTGATAAACTCTCCAAGACAGTGGATGAGGCCTGTCTACTGCTGGCTGAGTATAACGGACGTCTGGCTGCTGAGCTGGAGGACAGGAGGCAGCTGGCGCGCATGCTGACCGAGTACATCGGTAGCCAGAAGGAAGCcctcacagagagggagaagaaactAGAA GAGTACAAACAGAAGCTGGCACGAGTCACGCAGGTGCGCAAGGAGCTCAAGTCTCACATCCagagcctgcctgacctctctCTGCTGCCCAATGTGACGGGAGGCCTGGCCCCTCTACCCTCTGCTGGAGACCTGTTCTCCACCGACTGA